One genomic window of Deinococcus peraridilitoris DSM 19664 includes the following:
- a CDS encoding L-fucose isomerase, whose protein sequence is MKLTYVPIVRPMFRGAHMGLQERTEAVLRDLANQYGFELHVCAPIAETGETQATCDVLLQTPPDLLLIQHVTFATGDLVTPLLELDLPSVVWALPEAFEEGRLPQNALCGLNMTLSLPAQRTKPVRWLYGAPDDVSLHTQLVTSLRGASVARELKDARILQLGGSAPGFYRIESEPVALSTVDHAPLQEFIGTVANAAAASTPHEPSDYTPAALEQALKIETALADAATGYDAVALRCWPEVPEELGSMACLACARLADRGLPVACEGDTFGALSMLAAQKISGTPGALLDLTHTSADALMFWHCGNVAQEWASETRIEKHFNRQVPAVRGMTLKPGPVSGLRLLEGNRAFVFSGQVVERESRYEGVSGWVTDFRIAGQSVTSQVFLANILENRLPHHLVFALGHCEEELLELCLWLGYEVLPAREATGVVRWS, encoded by the coding sequence ATGAAACTCACGTACGTCCCGATTGTGCGCCCGATGTTCCGAGGGGCCCATATGGGCCTCCAGGAACGCACCGAAGCAGTCCTGCGCGACCTCGCGAACCAGTACGGATTTGAACTGCACGTCTGCGCGCCCATCGCGGAAACCGGTGAAACGCAGGCCACCTGCGACGTACTGCTCCAGACCCCACCAGATTTGCTGCTGATCCAGCATGTCACCTTTGCCACCGGGGACCTCGTCACCCCTCTGCTCGAACTGGACTTGCCGTCCGTCGTATGGGCGCTGCCAGAAGCATTCGAAGAAGGACGGCTGCCGCAAAACGCCTTGTGCGGCCTCAACATGACGCTCTCGCTGCCCGCCCAGCGAACCAAACCCGTCCGGTGGCTGTACGGCGCACCAGACGACGTGTCACTGCACACGCAACTGGTCACCTCGCTGAGGGGCGCCAGCGTCGCCCGCGAACTCAAGGATGCGCGCATCTTGCAACTCGGCGGCAGCGCGCCAGGATTTTACCGGATTGAAAGCGAACCCGTCGCGCTCAGCACCGTTGACCACGCACCGCTCCAGGAATTCATCGGCACGGTCGCCAACGCCGCTGCGGCCAGCACACCCCACGAGCCCAGTGACTACACCCCGGCTGCACTCGAGCAGGCCCTCAAAATCGAAACGGCCCTCGCGGACGCCGCGACAGGGTACGACGCGGTCGCGTTGCGCTGCTGGCCGGAAGTTCCCGAAGAACTGGGCTCCATGGCCTGCCTGGCCTGCGCGCGCCTCGCCGACCGAGGATTGCCCGTCGCCTGCGAAGGAGACACTTTTGGTGCACTCTCGATGCTCGCCGCCCAGAAAATCAGCGGTACCCCAGGCGCACTGCTGGACCTGACGCACACCAGTGCGGACGCGCTGATGTTCTGGCATTGCGGCAACGTCGCGCAGGAATGGGCGAGCGAAACCCGCATCGAGAAGCACTTCAATCGGCAGGTACCCGCCGTGCGCGGCATGACCCTCAAACCCGGCCCGGTGAGCGGGCTGCGTCTCCTGGAGGGAAACCGGGCCTTTGTCTTCAGCGGTCAGGTCGTCGAGCGTGAAAGCCGCTACGAAGGGGTCAGTGGCTGGGTGACGGACTTCCGCATTGCAGGCCAGAGCGTGACCAGTCAAGTCTTCCTCGCGAATATCCTCGAAAATCGCTTGCCGCACCACCTGGTGTTCGCGCTCGGACACTGCGAAGAAGAACTGCTGGAACTGTGCCTCTGGTTGGGCTACGAAGTTCTTCCTGCGCGCGAAGCAACCGGAGTGGTGCGGTGGTCGTGA
- a CDS encoding carbohydrate ABC transporter permease translates to MNGVFPLVWMLLTSLKPEGELSRLPITYFPDAVTLSNYATVLGLNPNDPSPKPFWRWFGNSALISLVSAGLCVWISSQVAYVIARMNIRGRGVILAVIAGISMFPLITLIVPLFQTMRALGLLNTHLALIIPYTVLSLPVCTLMMVGFFQQIPRDLENAAMVDGCTRAQALWKVVFPLSAPGVFTAAILAFVNAWEEFLLALTLIQREDMRTLAVGITLYQGEFAFPWALISAALVLAMVPVAVVVVMFQDRVVSGLTAGGVKG, encoded by the coding sequence ATGAACGGCGTGTTTCCGTTGGTGTGGATGCTGCTGACCAGCCTCAAGCCCGAAGGTGAACTGTCCAGGCTGCCCATCACGTACTTCCCTGACGCCGTCACGCTGTCGAATTACGCTACGGTCCTCGGACTGAATCCCAACGACCCCTCACCGAAACCGTTCTGGCGCTGGTTTGGGAATAGTGCCCTCATCTCCTTGGTTTCCGCAGGCTTGTGCGTCTGGATCAGCAGCCAAGTCGCCTACGTGATTGCCCGCATGAACATTCGCGGCCGGGGAGTCATCCTCGCGGTGATTGCCGGCATCAGCATGTTCCCCCTCATCACGCTGATCGTGCCACTCTTCCAGACCATGCGTGCGCTCGGTCTGCTCAACACCCACCTTGCCCTGATCATTCCTTACACCGTCCTGAGCCTGCCCGTCTGCACCTTGATGATGGTGGGATTCTTCCAGCAGATTCCCCGTGACCTCGAGAATGCCGCGATGGTCGACGGCTGTACCCGCGCCCAGGCCCTCTGGAAAGTCGTGTTTCCTCTCTCCGCACCGGGCGTCTTCACCGCCGCCATTCTCGCCTTCGTGAACGCCTGGGAGGAGTTTCTGCTGGCCCTCACCCTCATTCAGCGTGAGGACATGCGCACGCTGGCCGTCGGCATCACCCTCTACCAAGGTGAATTTGCCTTTCCGTGGGCGCTCATCAGCGCCGCGCTGGTTCTTGCCATGGTCCCTGTCGCCGTCGTCGTGGTGATGTTCCAGGACCGCGTCGTCAGCGGACTGACCGCCGGAGGAGTTAAAGGATGA
- a CDS encoding IS630 family transposase — translation MSSHTHISLKSQDRLDLSDLTTKGTAKARTITRAQILLLADRSQGERRTHKSIAEVLGCSTNRVSTVVRRYTEEGIRGALYERPRPGGPPKIDGVTEAHLIVLACSDPPEGRKRWTVRLLADQMVELGHLDSVGRMTVQRTLKHNQIKPWQVKSWCVPKPSAKFVEKMEDVLDVYARPYDPRFPVVCLDEASKELRGTPRVGQPVAPGQAAREDYEYTRNGTANIFLAVEPLAGKRSVRVKDRRANIDFAQELRRLVEVEYRHAEKVVLVTDNLSTHSVNALYEAFKPEVARRIARRVEWHYTPEHASWLNIAEIELAALATQCLNRRIASKDELERQVTAWQDARNRQRPKVV, via the coding sequence ATGTCCAGCCACACTCATATTTCCCTGAAATCGCAAGACCGCCTCGACCTGAGTGACCTCACCACCAAGGGCACTGCGAAAGCGCGAACGATCACGCGGGCTCAAATCTTGCTGCTGGCGGATCGTTCGCAAGGCGAACGCCGCACTCACAAGTCAATCGCGGAGGTGTTGGGATGCAGTACCAACCGCGTGAGCACCGTGGTGCGGCGCTATACTGAAGAAGGAATCCGGGGTGCCCTCTACGAGCGCCCTCGGCCGGGTGGTCCACCGAAGATCGACGGCGTTACCGAGGCGCACTTGATCGTGCTCGCGTGCAGCGATCCACCCGAGGGCCGTAAGCGCTGGACGGTGAGGTTGCTGGCCGACCAAATGGTGGAACTCGGGCACCTCGATTCGGTTGGGCGAATGACCGTGCAGCGTACCCTGAAGCACAACCAGATCAAACCCTGGCAGGTGAAGTCATGGTGTGTGCCTAAACCAAGCGCCAAGTTCGTGGAGAAGATGGAAGACGTGCTGGACGTGTACGCCCGACCTTACGATCCTCGCTTTCCCGTCGTGTGCCTGGACGAGGCGAGCAAAGAGTTGCGTGGTACGCCGAGGGTCGGACAGCCAGTCGCACCGGGTCAAGCAGCGCGCGAAGACTACGAGTACACCCGCAATGGCACGGCCAATATTTTCCTGGCCGTCGAGCCTTTGGCGGGTAAGCGCAGCGTGCGCGTCAAGGATCGGCGGGCCAACATCGACTTTGCTCAGGAACTACGGCGCCTGGTTGAGGTGGAGTACCGGCACGCCGAGAAGGTCGTCCTCGTGACGGACAATCTCAGCACGCACAGTGTGAACGCGCTGTACGAAGCCTTCAAACCCGAAGTGGCCCGGCGCATCGCTCGTCGCGTGGAGTGGCACTACACGCCCGAACACGCTTCCTGGTTGAATATCGCCGAGATCGAACTTGCCGCGTTGGCGACGCAGTGCCTGAACCGACGGATTGCGAGTAAGGACGAGTTGGAGCGGCAGGTGACGGCCTGGCAGGACGCGCGCAACCGGCAGCGCCCAAAGGTCGTGTAG
- a CDS encoding PfkB family carbohydrate kinase: MSTEATGRVVCGGWACWDVRLRVADFPPRHARTEVTSRREDAGGPATVAAMAAASVGTSALLVTHLGHDSYGARLQDRLAVTGVQLGLPATAGFQTPVNTILVVPDGERFIFREAQSEPATSLPLLNLTRHDVVLLDCRAPHLAKQLAEQARTVGARVILDFDRDEPAAWELAHLSTHIIADEAVTQHLGGLDALLTQLPRAEVVAATLGPRGVWTQTAVIPACQVPVLDTTGAGDVFHGAYAAALLHEHPSPLHFAAAAAAVRCATGELPTDASTTTLMEKNYDSAETYAR; this comes from the coding sequence GTGAGCACCGAAGCGACTGGCCGGGTGGTGTGCGGCGGATGGGCTTGCTGGGACGTGCGCCTGCGCGTCGCCGACTTCCCGCCGCGCCACGCCCGAACGGAAGTCACTTCGCGCCGGGAAGATGCCGGCGGACCCGCGACGGTTGCTGCAATGGCCGCAGCCAGTGTCGGTACGTCAGCACTGCTGGTCACGCACCTCGGACATGACTCGTACGGCGCACGCCTGCAAGACCGCTTGGCCGTCACCGGAGTGCAGCTGGGTCTACCCGCCACCGCCGGCTTCCAGACGCCAGTGAACACCATTCTCGTGGTCCCTGACGGTGAACGCTTCATTTTCCGCGAAGCCCAGAGTGAACCCGCGACGTCCCTGCCCCTTCTGAACCTCACGCGTCACGACGTTGTCCTGCTCGACTGCCGCGCTCCGCACCTGGCGAAACAGCTGGCCGAACAAGCCCGTACCGTCGGCGCCCGAGTCATCCTCGACTTCGATCGAGACGAACCTGCCGCTTGGGAACTCGCGCACCTGAGCACGCACATCATCGCGGATGAAGCAGTCACGCAGCACCTTGGCGGACTTGACGCGCTGCTCACCCAGCTTCCCAGAGCGGAAGTGGTCGCAGCCACCCTGGGCCCGCGAGGCGTCTGGACACAAACTGCGGTCATTCCGGCGTGCCAGGTACCCGTACTCGACACCACCGGCGCAGGCGACGTCTTCCATGGCGCATACGCGGCTGCCCTGCTTCACGAACACCCAAGCCCGCTTCACTTTGCTGCTGCGGCCGCCGCCGTGCGATGCGCGACAGGTGAACTCCCCACTGACGCTTCCACCACAACGCTTATGGAGAAGAACTATGACTCAGCAGAAACTTACGCCCGGTAA
- a CDS encoding ABC transporter substrate-binding protein — MKHALAIGLVLLSSQAFAQTTLRVFVGGQQRPDVMKKIFAEYEKNNPGVKVELEVGGATSEAQQQYLSTVLNSGDKSIDIFLLDIVRVAQYAQSGWAEPLDAYIPNKNSLLKQYLPAYAAANTYNGRLYALPAFADAMFLYYRKDLLAKHRLLPPKTWEDMIRISKTIVEKEKNPNLRGFSYQAAPIEGTVCSFLVPFWGQGGNLSSTGQVNIDSPQGQKAMQFLVDLSKKENVAPNNSAEIKTDDTRRLFQSGNYVFAQLWAYGWNRFQEDADSAVKDKVGVVKLPAFAGSQSYSCLGGWEWAVSAFSANKKAAASLVQYLGGKEVSKTLAIEASNLPVFPALYRDADVLKVNPWFKDALPTVQAARQRPVSPRYPQISAAINTNVNAVIAGVRSVDQALKDMQDKLSSLLK, encoded by the coding sequence ATGAAACACGCCCTCGCCATTGGTCTCGTGCTGCTCAGCAGCCAGGCATTCGCACAAACCACGCTACGCGTCTTCGTCGGCGGACAGCAGCGCCCGGACGTCATGAAGAAAATCTTCGCGGAATACGAAAAAAACAACCCTGGCGTCAAAGTCGAACTCGAAGTCGGCGGCGCCACCAGCGAAGCGCAACAACAGTACCTCTCCACCGTGCTCAACAGCGGCGATAAAAGCATCGACATCTTCTTGCTCGACATCGTCCGCGTCGCTCAGTACGCCCAAAGCGGCTGGGCCGAACCCCTTGACGCCTACATCCCCAACAAAAACAGCCTGCTCAAGCAGTACCTGCCGGCGTACGCCGCCGCCAATACCTACAACGGTCGCCTGTACGCGCTTCCAGCCTTCGCAGACGCCATGTTCCTCTACTACCGCAAAGACCTGCTGGCCAAGCACCGCCTCCTTCCTCCCAAAACCTGGGAAGACATGATCCGCATTTCCAAAACCATCGTCGAGAAAGAAAAGAACCCCAACCTGCGCGGCTTCTCCTACCAAGCCGCGCCCATTGAAGGCACCGTGTGCTCCTTCCTCGTGCCGTTCTGGGGGCAAGGTGGCAATCTCAGCAGCACCGGCCAGGTGAACATCGACTCACCGCAAGGCCAGAAAGCCATGCAGTTCCTCGTTGACCTTTCCAAAAAAGAAAATGTGGCGCCCAACAACAGCGCCGAAATCAAAACCGATGACACGCGCCGCCTCTTCCAATCCGGCAATTACGTGTTCGCGCAACTCTGGGCCTACGGCTGGAACAGATTCCAGGAGGATGCGGACAGCGCGGTGAAAGACAAAGTAGGCGTCGTGAAACTTCCTGCCTTCGCGGGAAGCCAGTCTTACTCGTGCCTGGGCGGCTGGGAATGGGCCGTGAGCGCCTTCAGTGCCAACAAGAAAGCCGCCGCGAGCCTCGTGCAGTACCTCGGCGGCAAGGAAGTCAGCAAAACCCTCGCGATCGAAGCCTCCAACCTCCCCGTCTTCCCTGCCCTTTACCGCGATGCCGACGTCCTCAAGGTCAACCCCTGGTTCAAAGACGCGCTGCCGACCGTGCAAGCGGCCCGCCAACGCCCTGTCTCCCCACGCTATCCGCAGATCAGCGCTGCCATCAACACGAACGTGAACGCCGTGATTGCCGGTGTCCGCAGCGTCGATCAGGCCCTCAAGGACATGCAGGACAAACTCAGCAGCCTGCTGAAGTAA
- a CDS encoding GntR family transcriptional regulator, giving the protein MITLDARPVLRERSTLSAEAYTVIRAAILRRELHPGKKLNVRELSERLDLSATPVKEALLALSQEGLVLSIPRRGYFVPSIDSSEIMDLYLLRSVIEGLGARLATQHANHQTDHTLLDILGELDSAANTEHTEQYGNLDFRLHQTIWEASGSSRLIKTAETLSGQIRLLMSHSNELPNRLTTSIEEHQRIVDAILNRDAARAEQEMRHHLENAARLMSDSPPGANDQ; this is encoded by the coding sequence ATGATCACCCTGGATGCGCGTCCAGTCCTGCGCGAGCGCTCCACCCTCAGCGCGGAAGCCTACACCGTCATCCGCGCGGCCATCTTGCGACGGGAACTACATCCCGGTAAAAAACTCAACGTCCGTGAACTCTCCGAACGCCTGGACCTTTCTGCCACGCCCGTCAAGGAAGCCCTTCTCGCTCTCTCCCAGGAAGGACTGGTGCTCTCCATCCCCCGCCGGGGTTATTTCGTGCCCTCCATCGACTCCAGCGAAATCATGGACCTATACCTGCTGCGCAGCGTGATCGAAGGACTCGGCGCACGCCTCGCGACCCAGCACGCCAACCACCAAACCGACCACACCCTGCTTGACATCCTCGGCGAACTCGACAGCGCCGCGAACACCGAACACACCGAGCAGTACGGCAACCTCGACTTCAGACTTCACCAGACCATCTGGGAAGCCAGCGGCAGCAGCCGACTGATCAAAACCGCTGAAACTCTCAGTGGACAAATCCGCCTGCTGATGAGCCACTCGAATGAACTCCCCAACCGCCTCACCACTTCGATAGAGGAGCACCAACGCATCGTCGATGCCATCCTGAACCGTGACGCCGCACGCGCCGAGCAGGAAATGCGCCATCACCTCGAAAATGCCGCCAGGCTCATGAGCGACAGCCCTCCAGGAGCGAACGACCAATGA
- a CDS encoding M24 family metallopeptidase: MNFPRRLERLRQAMHEANISAVHLVRPENLAWLTGARTHIALMGERGVLEAIITPDHCTFISNAIEACRLEEEEGVPPIQAYGWWETQERERLVQEALGGQQAILDLPALPAALERLRQHFEPDDDAALLQLGRDAGTAIARAVRELRPELTEFEASAHLAKEVIALGMTPVVNLCAGNERLQSRRHPLPTHARLGSKALLVLCARRNGPIVSVSRMVSFTPPDAQEEQRYRTLLEIEAQGLNAAERGGTLEEVFRALQTAYGTHHMPEEITLHHQGGLAGYRPRESRAEPGNTLTVQDGHLLALNPSISGFKVEDTFLRRDGRLLDLTLHDWPTLHIQGRARPGILHPTMTW; this comes from the coding sequence GTGAACTTCCCACGTCGGCTCGAGCGGCTGCGGCAAGCCATGCACGAAGCGAACATCTCCGCCGTGCACCTTGTCCGCCCAGAGAACCTCGCGTGGCTCACCGGTGCCCGCACGCACATTGCCCTGATGGGTGAGCGCGGCGTGCTGGAAGCCATCATCACGCCCGACCACTGCACCTTCATCAGCAACGCCATCGAAGCCTGCCGCCTCGAAGAAGAAGAAGGTGTCCCGCCCATCCAGGCGTACGGCTGGTGGGAAACCCAAGAGCGCGAACGACTCGTTCAAGAAGCACTCGGTGGGCAGCAAGCCATCCTCGACCTTCCCGCTCTTCCCGCTGCCCTCGAACGTCTCCGGCAACACTTCGAACCCGACGACGACGCAGCGCTGCTCCAACTCGGCCGCGACGCTGGAACGGCCATTGCCCGGGCTGTGCGGGAACTCAGACCGGAACTGACGGAATTCGAAGCGTCCGCCCACCTGGCTAAGGAAGTCATCGCACTGGGCATGACGCCCGTCGTTAACCTGTGCGCCGGCAACGAACGCCTTCAGAGCCGCCGCCACCCCTTACCGACCCATGCGCGCCTGGGATCCAAAGCCCTGCTGGTCCTCTGCGCCCGCCGCAACGGCCCGATTGTCAGCGTGAGCCGCATGGTCAGCTTTACGCCTCCCGACGCCCAAGAGGAACAGCGCTACCGAACCCTGCTGGAAATCGAAGCGCAAGGGCTGAACGCCGCCGAGCGGGGCGGCACGCTCGAAGAGGTGTTCAGGGCCCTTCAGACAGCCTACGGCACGCATCACATGCCCGAGGAAATCACCCTCCACCATCAGGGAGGCCTCGCTGGCTACCGCCCCCGTGAATCACGTGCGGAACCCGGTAACACCCTCACCGTGCAGGATGGACACCTGCTGGCGCTCAACCCCAGCATCAGCGGTTTCAAAGTTGAGGATACCTTTTTGCGTCGAGACGGTCGGCTCCTTGACCTGACCCTGCATGACTGGCCGACCCTGCACATTCAAGGGCGAGCTCGGCCGGGCATTCTGCATCCGACCATGACTTGGTGA
- a CDS encoding tagatose 1,6-diphosphate aldolase has translation MTQQKLTPGKARCLARLSDGHGRFGVLAVDQRPPLMQVAARATGKPTSDVDTEVSELKGLLAETLSDVATGILVDPYLGFHTVMPHVKRDTGLLMTLEHHAFREVERGHRLSGAIPGWTVEQAVKHGAEGIKVLAWYRPDAPEDVKAQQLAFVQEMGDACREFDRPYIFEILPYQLQGESDQEYAALIPELTMGAIEELKDPAFGVDLYKLALPVAPQRVSEWGGSGSSVAEAEQLMREITAALPVPWVLLSGGMDTNAFVEAMQAAARAGARGYMAGRAVWSESLKHYPDLDATRSALRQQGRSALSRLNEVLHDITPQAITTDFRISPTGHTTAELVHGDY, from the coding sequence ATGACTCAGCAGAAACTTACGCCCGGTAAAGCCCGCTGTCTCGCCCGTCTTTCTGATGGCCACGGCCGTTTCGGTGTCCTGGCCGTCGACCAACGCCCACCATTGATGCAAGTGGCGGCACGCGCAACCGGGAAGCCCACCAGCGACGTCGACACAGAAGTCAGCGAACTCAAAGGCCTGCTTGCTGAAACCCTCTCCGACGTCGCGACCGGTATCCTCGTCGATCCGTACCTGGGCTTTCACACGGTCATGCCTCACGTGAAGCGCGACACCGGCTTGCTGATGACCCTCGAGCACCACGCGTTTCGTGAAGTCGAACGCGGACACCGCCTGAGCGGCGCTATTCCCGGCTGGACGGTCGAGCAGGCGGTGAAACACGGCGCTGAAGGCATCAAGGTGCTCGCCTGGTACCGTCCAGACGCGCCCGAAGACGTCAAAGCCCAGCAGCTCGCTTTCGTGCAGGAGATGGGAGACGCCTGCCGCGAATTCGACCGGCCTTACATCTTCGAAATCCTGCCTTACCAGCTCCAGGGTGAAAGCGATCAGGAATACGCTGCGCTCATCCCAGAACTCACGATGGGCGCCATTGAAGAGCTCAAGGATCCGGCATTCGGCGTTGACCTTTACAAGCTCGCTTTGCCCGTCGCACCACAACGCGTCAGCGAATGGGGTGGAAGTGGCAGCAGCGTCGCCGAAGCTGAACAGCTGATGCGTGAAATCACCGCGGCGCTGCCGGTCCCGTGGGTGCTGCTCAGCGGCGGCATGGACACCAACGCTTTCGTCGAAGCGATGCAAGCAGCTGCGCGTGCAGGCGCGCGCGGCTACATGGCCGGACGTGCCGTGTGGTCCGAGTCCCTCAAGCATTACCCGGACCTCGACGCAACCCGCAGCGCCCTCCGTCAGCAAGGCCGCTCCGCCCTGAGCCGCCTGAACGAAGTCCTGCACGACATCACACCACAAGCCATCACCACGGATTTCCGCATCAGCCCCACGGGTCACACGACGGCAGAACTTGTTCATGGCGATTACTGA
- a CDS encoding NAD-dependent succinate-semialdehyde dehydrogenase encodes MNTAIINGQPHQAHTSFSVTNPATFQVIAEVSDCGPEEAARAIDAAAEAFTRWRRTTAYERAQLLMAWRERILADQSNLARIMTSEMGKPIKESEGEIAFSTTFLEYYAGEAKRIPGSLVPSQFANKRLMVTSEPVGIVYAVTPWNFPASMVARKVAPALAAGCCFILKPADRSPLTALRLAELWHEVGGPQGVFQVLPTSNAAALSEVMMQDARVRKLTFTGSTPVGRLLAQQSAATLKRVSLELGGHAPLVVFEDADIDLAVEGTIASKYRNAGQTCVCANRIYVHADIMSEFSRRFTQRVEQLVVGDPMERTTDIGPLVAAEAVEKAERHVEDALSLGATLTTGGNRPNRTGHYFTPTVLQGVPASALITREETFGPVAPLIPFEREADIITLANTSDYGLAAYFWTHNLDRVFRISEALEYGLIGVNDPLPSTAQGPFGGVKQSGYGREGGSWGLDEYMSTKFVSIGIKL; translated from the coding sequence ATGAACACCGCGATTATCAACGGTCAGCCACACCAGGCCCACACGTCCTTCAGCGTCACCAACCCCGCCACCTTCCAAGTCATCGCTGAAGTCAGTGACTGTGGCCCCGAAGAAGCTGCGCGCGCCATTGACGCGGCGGCGGAAGCCTTCACGCGTTGGCGACGCACCACCGCGTACGAGCGCGCGCAGCTGCTGATGGCCTGGCGCGAGCGTATACTGGCGGACCAATCCAACCTCGCGCGCATCATGACAAGCGAAATGGGTAAACCCATCAAGGAATCCGAAGGCGAAATCGCCTTCAGCACCACCTTCCTCGAGTACTACGCCGGGGAAGCCAAACGAATTCCGGGCAGCCTCGTTCCCAGCCAGTTCGCCAACAAACGGCTGATGGTGACCAGTGAACCCGTTGGCATTGTTTATGCGGTAACGCCCTGGAACTTCCCCGCGTCCATGGTCGCCCGCAAAGTTGCCCCCGCGCTTGCCGCCGGGTGCTGCTTCATCCTCAAACCAGCCGACCGCTCACCACTCACCGCGCTGCGTCTTGCTGAACTGTGGCACGAAGTCGGCGGTCCTCAAGGCGTCTTTCAGGTCCTTCCTACCAGCAATGCCGCCGCCCTCAGCGAAGTGATGATGCAAGACGCCCGCGTCCGCAAGCTGACCTTCACCGGCAGCACCCCCGTCGGCCGGCTCCTCGCGCAACAAAGCGCCGCGACCCTCAAACGCGTCAGCCTGGAGCTGGGCGGCCACGCTCCCCTGGTCGTGTTCGAAGATGCGGACATCGACTTGGCGGTAGAAGGCACCATTGCCAGCAAATACCGCAACGCCGGCCAGACCTGCGTCTGCGCCAACCGCATTTACGTCCACGCTGACATCATGAGTGAATTCTCCCGTCGTTTCACGCAGCGCGTCGAACAGCTCGTCGTCGGTGATCCAATGGAACGGACTACTGACATCGGCCCACTCGTCGCGGCCGAAGCCGTCGAGAAAGCGGAGCGACACGTCGAGGATGCCCTGTCACTCGGCGCAACGCTCACCACTGGTGGAAACCGACCGAACCGCACCGGGCACTACTTCACCCCCACCGTTCTGCAAGGCGTACCCGCAAGTGCCCTCATCACCCGCGAAGAAACCTTTGGTCCAGTCGCGCCGCTGATCCCCTTTGAAAGGGAAGCGGACATCATCACACTCGCCAACACCAGTGATTACGGACTCGCCGCGTATTTCTGGACGCACAACCTCGACCGGGTCTTCCGCATCAGCGAAGCACTGGAGTACGGTCTGATCGGCGTCAACGACCCATTGCCCAGCACTGCTCAAGGCCCCTTCGGCGGCGTCAAGCAAAGTGGGTATGGCCGTGAAGGCGGGTCGTGGGGTCTTGACGAGTACATGAGTACGAAATTCGTCAGCATTGGAATCAAACTGTGA
- a CDS encoding carbohydrate ABC transporter permease — MIRRELSERQLAFWLLLPAVLLLALVVVYPVSRLLYTSLFDYSMGPVNPPFIGMHNYLEALRSSEVINALKVTGLYVLVTVPGGMILGLILALLANLPFRVKWPVRLSLLLPWSMSMAFAALIFAWFFNSDYGVINDVIRRFGFAAPNWLSAPGFAFFATCFAIIWKTSSFVALILLAGLQTIPKEMYEAADVDGARAWTKFWRITLPLLKPALIVAVIFRTITAIQTFDVPYIMTSGGPGDVTTTIAMVIHEQTLQFGNFGFGAAIAVLLFLLSLIITSFYLRHIRGDAE; from the coding sequence TTGATCCGCCGCGAACTTTCCGAACGGCAGCTGGCGTTCTGGCTTCTTCTGCCCGCAGTTCTACTTCTCGCCCTGGTAGTGGTTTACCCTGTCAGCCGATTGCTGTACACCAGCCTGTTCGACTACAGCATGGGGCCGGTCAATCCGCCTTTCATCGGCATGCACAATTACCTGGAAGCCCTGCGGAGCAGCGAAGTCATCAACGCCCTGAAGGTCACCGGCCTGTACGTCCTCGTGACCGTTCCCGGTGGCATGATCCTCGGCCTGATCCTCGCGCTGCTCGCCAACCTGCCCTTCCGGGTGAAGTGGCCCGTGCGGCTATCGCTGCTGCTGCCGTGGTCGATGAGCATGGCCTTCGCAGCCCTGATCTTCGCGTGGTTCTTCAACAGTGATTACGGCGTGATCAACGACGTCATCCGCCGTTTCGGTTTCGCTGCCCCCAACTGGCTCAGCGCGCCAGGCTTCGCGTTCTTCGCGACTTGCTTCGCCATCATCTGGAAAACCTCCTCCTTCGTCGCCCTGATTCTGTTGGCGGGCCTGCAAACCATTCCAAAAGAAATGTACGAAGCCGCGGACGTGGACGGCGCGCGGGCCTGGACCAAATTCTGGCGAATCACCCTGCCGTTGCTCAAACCTGCACTCATCGTCGCGGTCATCTTCCGCACGATCACCGCCATCCAGACCTTCGACGTGCCCTACATCATGACCAGCGGCGGTCCAGGTGATGTCACCACGACGATCGCCATGGTCATTCATGAGCAGACGCTCCAGTTCGGAAACTTCGGATTCGGAGCAGCCATTGCGGTCCTGCTGTTCCTGCTGAGCCTGATCATCACGAGCTTTTACCTGCGCCACATTCGCGGAGATGCCGAATGA